The following coding sequences lie in one Pseudomonas syringae CC1557 genomic window:
- a CDS encoding DUF1206 domain-containing protein: MSAQRGLVLLARGGYAARGVVYLIIGLFAVLAAQGSSQPADSHSSLEALLSQPFGNVLVGLVVVGLLAFAAWRVLQATRDVDHHGRELKGLVIRGGLLVGGFTYGALAFFALGLLVSGLKSSGGSGGSQTKDLLASILSWEHSNLLVYVVALVPLGLGIVHIIKGYKASFEKYFEADEDVMKYVRPVSRFGLIARGVAFIEIAVLLAVSGSSYQAMHPPGMKDALNGLQDLPAGGLVLLIVALGLIAFSVYSFAQAAWRKINMDVPSAPDAVTRHFR; this comes from the coding sequence ATGTCGGCGCAACGCGGCCTTGTTTTACTCGCACGAGGTGGTTACGCCGCTCGTGGTGTGGTTTATCTGATTATTGGCCTGTTTGCCGTTTTGGCAGCTCAGGGCTCATCGCAACCGGCTGACAGCCACAGCAGCCTTGAGGCGTTGTTGAGTCAGCCGTTCGGAAACGTGCTGGTCGGACTGGTGGTGGTCGGTCTTTTGGCGTTCGCTGCCTGGCGAGTGCTGCAAGCCACGCGCGACGTCGACCATCATGGTCGCGAGCTCAAGGGGCTGGTGATTCGGGGCGGGCTGTTGGTGGGCGGTTTCACCTACGGGGCGCTGGCGTTTTTCGCGCTTGGCCTGCTGGTCAGCGGGCTGAAAAGCTCCGGTGGCTCGGGCGGCAGCCAGACCAAGGACTTGCTTGCGTCAATCCTCTCGTGGGAACACTCCAACCTGCTGGTGTACGTGGTTGCCCTGGTGCCGCTGGGACTGGGTATCGTGCACATCATCAAGGGCTACAAGGCATCATTCGAGAAGTATTTCGAGGCCGACGAAGACGTCATGAAGTATGTCCGTCCCGTCTCGCGCTTCGGTCTTATTGCTCGCGGAGTGGCGTTCATTGAAATCGCCGTGTTGCTGGCCGTCAGTGGCTCCAGCTATCAGGCTATGCACCCGCCGGGTATGAAGGACGCGCTCAATGGTTTGCAGGATCTGCCTGCTGGCGGGCTGGTGCTGCTGATAGTGGCGCTGGGGCTGATCGCGTTTTCGGTGTACAGCTTCGCTCAGGCGGCATGGCGCAAGATCAACATGGATGTACCGAGTGCGCCGGACGCGGTTACCCGCCATTTTCGCTGA
- a CDS encoding SMP-30/gluconolactonase/LRE family protein gives MDFTPSNTVTDQNRRGFLKRSLAVSATVAALGSLPRVSFAEPLTQRYPDPLVSALDDSFMDIRIFNASVEKLASGMRWAEGPVWIGDGRYLLVSDIANNRIMRWNEVTGELSVYREHSNFSNGMCRDRQGRLLVCEGSSTTSEGRRVTRTEYNGRITVLADSFDGKPFNSPNDIVCKRDGSIWFTDPTFQANSDYEGRKVRQEQPFGVYRIDPANGSVSRVIDDLAGPNGLCFSPDEKTLYVVEGRAKPNALIWAIAVNDNGTLGARRKHIEGLEYAAIDGIKCDESGNLWCGWGGNGDPRADMEKLDGVRVFNPQGKAIGHISLPERCANVCFGGREGNRLFMASSHSLYSVFVNARGATFA, from the coding sequence ATGGATTTCACCCCCTCAAACACTGTCACTGACCAAAACCGTCGGGGCTTTCTGAAAAGGTCACTGGCTGTTTCGGCAACCGTGGCCGCCCTTGGCTCGCTGCCGCGCGTGTCCTTCGCCGAGCCGCTGACCCAGCGCTACCCCGATCCGCTGGTCAGCGCTCTGGATGACAGCTTCATGGACATACGCATCTTCAACGCCAGCGTCGAGAAACTGGCCAGCGGCATGCGCTGGGCCGAGGGGCCGGTCTGGATTGGCGACGGTCGCTATCTGCTGGTCAGCGATATCGCCAATAACCGCATCATGCGCTGGAATGAGGTGACGGGAGAGCTGTCCGTGTACCGCGAGCATTCGAATTTTTCCAACGGCATGTGCCGCGACCGTCAGGGGCGCTTGCTGGTCTGTGAAGGATCGAGCACCACCAGCGAGGGGCGGCGTGTGACGCGTACCGAGTACAACGGGCGCATCACCGTGCTGGCTGACAGTTTTGACGGCAAGCCTTTCAACTCTCCCAACGACATCGTTTGCAAGCGTGATGGCTCGATCTGGTTCACCGATCCGACCTTTCAGGCCAATAGCGACTACGAAGGACGCAAGGTCAGGCAGGAGCAGCCTTTCGGGGTCTACCGCATCGACCCTGCGAACGGTTCGGTCAGCCGGGTGATCGATGATCTGGCAGGCCCGAACGGGCTGTGCTTTTCGCCGGACGAGAAAACCTTGTATGTGGTCGAAGGTCGCGCAAAACCCAACGCGCTCATCTGGGCGATAGCGGTCAATGACAACGGCACGCTTGGCGCTCGGCGCAAGCATATTGAAGGCCTGGAGTACGCGGCCATCGACGGCATCAAGTGCGACGAGAGCGGCAATCTGTGGTGTGGATGGGGTGGTAACGGTGACCCCAGGGCCGATATGGAGAAGCTTGATGGCGTGCGGGTGTTCAATCCGCAAGGTAAAGCCATCGGCCATATCAGCTTGCCGGAGCGCTGCGCGAATGTCTGCTTCGGCGGGCGTGAGGGCAATCGGCTCTTTATGGCCAGCAGCCATTCGCTTTATTCGGTGTTTGTAAATGCTCGCGGCGCCACCTTCGCCTGA
- a CDS encoding DNA/RNA non-specific endonuclease yields MPDKKLTADLAYRPRLADLKPLASSSALLEPQALAAPRTTPASDLKKRKGYADNFLGDFIVPWPSVDEELAPDVYPLQNTGNRLDYTHFSITMSRSRRLALYVGVNIDGASSVEVKRSKDSWSFDGRLPAEAQIGESVYADNLLDRGHLVRRQDPNWGKEAEVANSDTFHFTNCSPQMGAFNQKTWLELEDYILDNTRRWKSRVTVFTGPVLRDDDRSYRNIRIPSAFWKVVAFLGDDGKPSASAYMIDQTSELGKLDIMFGPLRTWQRSVAQIEQLTGIRFGDLSAYDGFSNEERLTGTRIEAQIRGPQDIRV; encoded by the coding sequence GTGCCTGACAAGAAGTTAACCGCCGACCTCGCTTACCGCCCCCGTCTTGCCGACCTCAAACCCTTGGCGTCCAGCTCCGCATTGCTCGAGCCACAGGCGCTTGCTGCACCTCGCACTACACCGGCAAGTGACTTGAAGAAGCGCAAGGGGTATGCCGACAACTTCCTCGGTGACTTCATCGTGCCCTGGCCTTCGGTGGACGAGGAACTGGCGCCTGATGTGTATCCGCTGCAAAACACCGGCAATCGCCTAGATTACACGCACTTTTCCATCACCATGTCGCGCAGCCGGCGTTTGGCGCTGTATGTCGGCGTCAATATCGATGGTGCCAGCAGCGTAGAGGTCAAACGCAGCAAGGACTCCTGGTCATTTGACGGCCGCTTGCCCGCCGAAGCGCAGATCGGCGAAAGCGTGTACGCCGACAATTTGCTGGATCGCGGTCATCTGGTCAGGCGTCAAGACCCCAACTGGGGCAAGGAAGCCGAGGTTGCCAACAGCGACACCTTCCACTTCACCAACTGCTCGCCGCAGATGGGCGCGTTCAATCAAAAGACCTGGCTGGAGCTTGAGGATTACATTCTCGATAACACACGACGCTGGAAATCACGGGTAACCGTGTTTACCGGGCCGGTGCTGCGCGACGACGATCGCAGTTACCGCAACATCAGAATTCCTTCAGCGTTCTGGAAGGTCGTGGCGTTTCTCGGCGACGACGGCAAGCCCTCGGCCAGCGCCTACATGATCGATCAAACCAGCGAGCTGGGGAAGCTGGACATCATGTTCGGCCCGCTCAGAACGTGGCAACGCAGCGTCGCGCAGATCGAACAGCTCACCGGGATTCGTTTTGGCGATCTGTCCGCTTACGACGGTTTCTCCAACGAAGAACGCCTGACCGGCACGCGCATCGAAGCGCAGATCCGTGGGCCGCAGGATATTCGGGTGTGA